The following are from one region of the Planctomycetota bacterium genome:
- the rlmN gene encoding 23S rRNA (adenine(2503)-C(2))-methyltransferase RlmN, which yields MKHPENHIFEFTPETLGAWCEQRRMPRFRGKQVLEWVYEKGVADPAAMTNLSKLDREVLARDMTFLSGEVLRHLSASDGTQKLLVEWDDCVAGRAGSADANAPRTTPTTPANEPTGGRRTLSLTQAAQPIGDPSRQTECVMIPSAGAPKRDDDGDATEDLDEAPGLPRFTACISSQVGCPVGCRFCASGLTGLDHNLSAGRIVEQVWRLGRLAGVRRITNVVFMGMGEPLANLGAVVPAVKTLNALWATGISARKITISTVGLPQAIEKLARQLDLPVTLALSLHAPDDETRRRLIPWAEYTTIADLMEACRAWFEKTGREITLEYTLLRGVNDCAEQAGALAGIARTLRANVNLIRYNEVAGLGFQRPLTEDVHEFQRVLRARGVNAHIRASRGRDIAAACGQLRHENAAKTG from the coding sequence GTGAAGCACCCAGAAAACCACATCTTCGAGTTCACGCCCGAAACGCTCGGCGCCTGGTGCGAGCAGCGGCGCATGCCGCGCTTTCGCGGGAAGCAGGTCCTGGAGTGGGTGTACGAGAAGGGCGTGGCCGATCCTGCGGCGATGACGAACCTGTCGAAGCTCGACCGCGAGGTGCTGGCGCGCGACATGACGTTTCTCTCGGGCGAGGTGCTGCGCCATCTGTCGGCGTCGGACGGCACGCAGAAGCTGCTCGTCGAGTGGGACGACTGCGTTGCGGGCCGGGCGGGGAGCGCCGACGCGAACGCCCCGCGCACCACGCCCACCACCCCCGCGAACGAGCCCACCGGGGGGCGGCGGACGCTGTCGCTGACGCAGGCGGCGCAGCCGATCGGTGATCCGTCGCGCCAGACCGAGTGCGTGATGATCCCGTCTGCGGGCGCGCCCAAGCGCGACGATGACGGCGACGCGACGGAGGATCTCGACGAAGCGCCGGGCCTGCCTCGGTTCACGGCGTGCATCTCGTCGCAGGTCGGCTGCCCGGTCGGGTGTCGCTTCTGCGCGTCGGGGCTGACGGGGCTCGATCACAATCTGTCGGCGGGGCGGATCGTGGAGCAGGTGTGGCGGCTGGGGCGGCTGGCGGGCGTGCGTCGGATCACGAACGTGGTGTTCATGGGGATGGGCGAGCCCCTGGCGAACCTGGGGGCGGTGGTGCCGGCGGTCAAGACGCTGAACGCGCTGTGGGCGACGGGGATCTCGGCCCGGAAGATCACGATCTCGACGGTGGGGCTGCCGCAGGCGATCGAGAAGTTGGCGCGGCAGTTGGACCTGCCGGTGACGCTGGCGCTGTCGCTGCACGCGCCCGACGACGAGACGCGTCGACGGCTGATCCCGTGGGCGGAGTACACGACGATCGCGGACCTGATGGAGGCGTGCCGCGCGTGGTTCGAGAAGACCGGGCGCGAGATCACGCTGGAGTACACGCTGCTGCGGGGCGTGAACGATTGTGCGGAGCAGGCGGGGGCGCTGGCGGGGATCGCGCGGACGCTGCGGGCGAACGTGAACCTGATCCGGTACAACGAGGTGGCGGGGCTGGGGTTCCAGAGGCCGCTGACCGAGGACGTGCACGAGTTTCAGCGGGTGCTGCGGGCGCGCGGGGTGAACGCGCACATCCGCGCGAGCCGCGGTCGCGACATCGCGGCGGCGTGCGGGCAGCTGCGCCACGAGAACGCGGCGAAGACGGGGTGA
- a CDS encoding TIGR02206 family membrane protein has product MQDAPGATGSMLTEFHPFGALHALAAGVAAGVMVLLVVAGRWAQRRGREDRVRAGWIGASVVVQGASAVYYVVPPNLVPAESLPLHICDLAGWIAVAALATRWRIMRTLLYFWGIGLSTQAFFTPVLGDEFGVASLRFWLFFGTHLQIVGSAVYDIAVLGYRPRMKDFLAGSMVTMGYVAVLIPLNMATGWNYAYVGQSKPENPTPIDLLGPWPLRLVWMALIVHGLFGVMTLAWRVRRRRRVMSPAAPMPRSGPGGNG; this is encoded by the coding sequence ATGCAGGATGCGCCCGGCGCCACGGGCTCGATGCTGACGGAGTTCCATCCCTTCGGGGCGCTGCACGCGCTGGCGGCGGGGGTGGCGGCGGGCGTGATGGTGCTGCTGGTGGTCGCGGGGCGGTGGGCGCAGCGCCGGGGGCGCGAGGACCGCGTGCGGGCCGGGTGGATCGGCGCGTCGGTGGTGGTGCAGGGCGCGAGCGCCGTGTACTACGTGGTGCCGCCGAACCTGGTGCCCGCCGAGAGCCTGCCCCTGCACATCTGCGACCTGGCGGGGTGGATCGCGGTTGCGGCGCTCGCGACGCGCTGGCGGATCATGCGGACGCTGCTGTACTTCTGGGGCATCGGGCTCTCGACGCAGGCGTTCTTCACGCCCGTGTTGGGCGACGAGTTCGGCGTGGCGTCGCTGCGCTTCTGGCTGTTCTTCGGCACGCACCTGCAGATCGTCGGGTCGGCGGTGTACGACATCGCGGTGCTGGGGTATCGCCCGCGCATGAAGGACTTCCTCGCGGGGTCGATGGTGACGATGGGCTACGTCGCGGTGCTGATCCCGCTGAACATGGCGACGGGGTGGAACTACGCGTACGTGGGGCAGAGCAAGCCCGAGAATCCCACGCCGATCGATCTGCTGGGGCCCTGGCCGTTGCGACTGGTGTGGATGGCGCTGATCGTGCACGGGCTGTTCGGGGTGATGACGCTGGCGTGGCGGGTGCGTCGACGGCGTCGGGTGATGTCGCCGGCAGCCCCGATGCCGCGCTCTGGCCCCGGGGGGAACGGGTGA
- a CDS encoding MraY family glycosyltransferase, with protein MINLCLALVPLAALVSLIATAAVIRVSRALNAYDGWGVAGQVKEAPRRVPNTGGVAIVLGFLLPLVTGVLKLRGIDASPDADWRNDFTLLPADLHEHLAGIQARTPLALLLGACVLWLHVLGLIDDRRPLGAWPKLVVMAVPAIALPLLTTLSPQLDDTRLLTLLDGRVGGVWLSIGLTAVWFLVVTNALNFLDNMDGLAGGVAAVAGSLLLVGALRNEQWFVGACLALLVGACLGFLAYNAPRRGGAKIFMGDGGSLVLGFLLAFLTVRATYFAPDDAAARALRGSGAWYALLTPLVVLAVPLYDFTSVVLIRLSQGRSPFVGDLQHLSHRLVKRGLSKRVAVYVIWALTAVSGVSGLLLARAGAWEAVLIGVQVVVLVGVIAAVEYASAGKAENGR; from the coding sequence GTGATCAACCTCTGCCTGGCGCTGGTGCCGCTCGCGGCGCTCGTCTCGCTCATTGCCACGGCGGCGGTGATCCGCGTGAGCCGCGCCCTGAACGCGTACGACGGCTGGGGTGTGGCGGGGCAGGTGAAGGAAGCGCCGCGCCGCGTGCCGAACACGGGGGGCGTCGCGATCGTCCTCGGGTTCCTGCTGCCGCTGGTGACGGGGGTTCTGAAACTGCGCGGGATCGATGCCTCGCCGGACGCGGATTGGCGCAACGACTTCACGCTGCTGCCGGCGGACCTGCACGAGCACCTCGCGGGCATCCAGGCGCGCACGCCCCTGGCGCTGCTGCTGGGCGCGTGCGTCCTGTGGCTGCACGTGCTGGGGCTGATCGACGACCGGCGCCCGCTGGGCGCGTGGCCAAAGCTGGTGGTGATGGCGGTCCCGGCGATCGCTCTCCCGCTGCTGACCACGCTCTCGCCGCAACTCGACGACACGCGCCTGCTCACGCTGCTCGACGGGCGCGTGGGCGGGGTGTGGCTGTCGATCGGGCTGACGGCGGTGTGGTTCCTGGTCGTGACGAACGCGCTGAACTTCCTGGACAACATGGACGGGCTGGCGGGGGGCGTGGCGGCGGTGGCGGGCTCGCTGCTGCTCGTCGGCGCGCTGCGGAACGAGCAGTGGTTCGTCGGCGCGTGCCTGGCGCTGCTGGTGGGCGCGTGCCTGGGGTTCCTGGCGTACAACGCACCGCGCCGGGGCGGGGCGAAGATCTTCATGGGCGACGGTGGGTCGCTGGTGCTCGGGTTCCTGCTCGCGTTCCTCACGGTGCGGGCGACGTACTTTGCGCCGGACGATGCGGCGGCGAGGGCGTTGCGCGGGTCGGGCGCGTGGTATGCGCTGCTGACGCCGCTGGTCGTGCTCGCCGTCCCGCTGTACGACTTCACCAGCGTCGTGCTGATCCGCCTGTCGCAGGGGCGCAGCCCGTTCGTGGGCGACCTGCAGCATCTCTCGCACCGCCTTGTGAAGCGCGGGCTCTCCAAGCGCGTCGCCGTGTACGTCATCTGGGCGCTGACGGCGGTGTCGGGCGTCTCCGGGCTGCTGCTCGCCCGCGCCGGGGCGTGGGAGGCGGTCCTCATCGGCGTGCAGGTCGTCGTGCTCGTGGGCGTCATCGCGGCGGTGGAGTACGCGAGCGCGGGCAAAGCGGAGAACGGGCGATGA
- a CDS encoding ABC transporter permease, which translates to MPVRTLPPGAPAPRPDGRGVLSGRRAGLIAAAVLALVAFACVATLPWTLRPVAQPGGGDVARYNAGSASAGRLPPSWVSASRPQRERLARQLTADDAAAVPRPGRSIADVIESPHPDELRTLRRLAPSYALGTDVLGRSMLARLLLGGAISLGVGLAAAAISVVVGTLYGTLAGFAGGRLDALMMRVVDVLYGLPYVLIVVLLAVAGGALVDDYVSREGPRRGFVRDSARALLRAEGQPASPAEVDALLESRPALRDTLETRALAEYPPRTLSEGVRTAIDLAVLLIAIGGTSWLTMARVVRAEVMSLRGRPFMDAARTIGVPPARMFRVHLLPNLAPTIIVYATLTVPQAILQESFLSFLGIGVRPPLPSWGSLAAEGLGELNPYESNWWLLAFPCAALAGVLVALNIAGDALRDALDPRGAAR; encoded by the coding sequence ATGCCCGTTCGCACGCTGCCGCCCGGCGCGCCGGCGCCCCGCCCCGACGGGCGGGGTGTGCTGTCGGGGCGGCGGGCGGGGCTGATCGCCGCGGCGGTGCTCGCGCTCGTCGCGTTCGCCTGCGTCGCGACGCTGCCCTGGACGCTGCGCCCGGTGGCGCAGCCGGGCGGGGGGGACGTTGCGCGGTACAACGCGGGGTCGGCCTCGGCGGGACGCCTGCCCCCGTCGTGGGTGTCCGCGTCGCGTCCGCAGCGCGAGCGGCTGGCGCGACAACTCACGGCGGACGACGCGGCGGCGGTGCCCCGGCCCGGGCGGTCGATCGCGGACGTGATCGAATCGCCCCACCCGGACGAACTGCGGACGCTGCGACGCCTCGCACCGTCGTACGCGCTCGGCACCGACGTGCTCGGACGCAGCATGCTCGCGCGACTCTTGCTGGGCGGGGCAATCTCGCTGGGCGTCGGGCTCGCCGCCGCGGCGATCTCGGTCGTCGTCGGCACGCTCTACGGCACGCTCGCCGGGTTCGCGGGCGGACGCCTGGACGCCCTGATGATGCGCGTCGTCGACGTGCTGTACGGGCTCCCGTACGTGCTCATCGTCGTGCTGCTCGCCGTCGCGGGCGGCGCGCTGGTGGATGACTACGTCTCGCGCGAGGGGCCGCGGCGTGGGTTCGTCCGTGATTCCGCGCGGGCGCTGCTCCGGGCCGAGGGACAGCCCGCCTCGCCCGCCGAGGTCGATGCACTGCTCGAGTCGCGCCCGGCGCTGCGCGACACGCTCGAGACGCGTGCGCTCGCCGAGTATCCGCCCCGCACGCTGTCGGAGGGCGTGCGCACCGCGATCGACCTGGCGGTGCTGCTGATCGCCATCGGGGGCACGAGCTGGCTCACCATGGCGCGGGTGGTGCGCGCGGAGGTCATGAGCCTGCGCGGGCGTCCGTTCATGGACGCGGCCCGGACGATCGGCGTGCCGCCGGCGCGGATGTTCCGCGTGCACCTGCTGCCGAACCTCGCGCCGACGATCATCGTGTACGCGACGCTCACCGTGCCGCAGGCGATTCTGCAGGAGTCGTTCCTGAGCTTCCTGGGCATCGGCGTGCGACCGCCCCTGCCGAGCTGGGGGAGCCTCGCGGCCGAGGGGCTGGGCGAGCTCAACCCGTACGAGTCCAACTGGTGGCTGCTCGCGTTCCCGTGCGCCGCGCTCGCGGGCGTGCTCGTCGCGCTCAACATCGCGGGCGACGCGCTGCGCGACGCGCTCGACCCGCGCGGGGCGGCCCGATGA
- the fusA gene encoding elongation factor G, with amino-acid sequence MATDLSHIRNIGICAHIDAGKTTVSERILYYTGKNYKIGEVHEGTATMDFLQDEQERGITIQSAATTCPWEKAGREYKINLIDTPGHVDFTIEVERSLRVLDGAVAVFDGKEGVEAQSETVWRQADRYRVPRICFINKMDKIGASFDFSFGTIKTRLGANGIPIQYPIGTGHDFVGIIDLLREKALFFEGDKGETMVIKDVPADWQEMAQKWRREMIEKISELDDGLMEMFLEGKEPTVEQMIAALRTATITRKAFPVMCGAALRNMGVQALLDAVIDFLPSPTEKPDVEGSDPQDKDKKLTRPHDKDAPFAALVFKVVSDTHGDLTYMRVYSGTLGKGTRLLNPMNNKKENCSRIFEMHAQNRIPLEEVTAGNIVAVVGIKDSYTGDTLCDMDHPIVLERMHFPEPVISMSIEPKTQDDKRKLSEALLTIRREDPSFRFTYDEETAQTIISGMGELHLDIIRTKLQRDMKIGVEVGKPKVSYREAITRKVEDVRGLFKKQSGGRGQYGDCVITIEPFTKDQAEAEELDFTDNFAFENAVVGGVIPKEFIPSVEYGIRQTALTGVKFGYQLINAKATLTYGSYHDVDSSQIAFEQAGRIALQEAVDRAGPVLLEPIMKVVITVPNDYLGNVTGDVNSRRGMIIDTEDRDPVKMVNAEIPLAELFGYTTSLRGMSQGRASASMEFLEYRQVPRNVQEQLMGEKEKAAKGKK; translated from the coding sequence ATGGCTACCGACCTCAGTCACATCCGGAACATCGGCATCTGCGCCCACATCGACGCGGGGAAAACGACCGTGTCGGAGCGCATCCTGTACTACACGGGCAAGAACTACAAGATCGGCGAGGTGCACGAGGGCACCGCGACGATGGACTTCCTGCAGGACGAGCAGGAGCGCGGGATCACGATCCAGTCGGCGGCGACGACGTGCCCGTGGGAGAAGGCGGGGCGCGAGTACAAGATCAACCTGATCGACACGCCCGGGCACGTGGACTTCACGATCGAGGTGGAGCGTTCGCTGCGCGTGCTCGACGGCGCGGTGGCGGTGTTCGACGGCAAGGAAGGCGTCGAGGCCCAGAGCGAGACGGTGTGGCGCCAGGCCGACCGCTACCGCGTGCCCCGCATCTGCTTCATCAACAAGATGGACAAGATCGGCGCGAGCTTCGACTTCTCGTTCGGCACGATCAAGACGCGCCTGGGCGCCAACGGGATCCCGATCCAGTACCCCATCGGCACCGGGCACGACTTTGTCGGCATCATCGACCTGCTCCGCGAGAAGGCGCTCTTCTTCGAGGGCGACAAGGGCGAGACGATGGTGATCAAGGACGTCCCGGCCGACTGGCAGGAGATGGCCCAGAAGTGGCGCCGCGAGATGATCGAGAAGATCAGCGAGCTGGACGACGGGCTCATGGAGATGTTCCTCGAGGGCAAGGAGCCGACGGTCGAGCAGATGATCGCGGCGCTGCGGACAGCGACGATCACGCGCAAGGCCTTCCCGGTCATGTGCGGGGCGGCGCTGCGGAACATGGGCGTGCAGGCCCTGCTGGACGCGGTGATCGACTTCCTCCCGAGCCCGACCGAGAAGCCCGACGTCGAGGGCAGCGACCCGCAGGACAAGGACAAGAAGCTCACGCGTCCGCACGACAAGGACGCGCCGTTCGCCGCCCTGGTCTTCAAGGTCGTGTCTGACACGCACGGCGATCTGACGTACATGCGCGTCTACTCGGGCACGCTGGGCAAGGGCACACGCCTGCTCAACCCGATGAACAACAAGAAGGAGAACTGCTCGCGCATCTTCGAGATGCACGCGCAGAACCGCATCCCGCTGGAGGAAGTGACGGCGGGCAACATCGTCGCGGTCGTCGGCATCAAGGACAGCTACACCGGCGACACCCTCTGCGACATGGACCACCCGATCGTGCTCGAGCGCATGCACTTCCCCGAGCCGGTCATCTCGATGTCCATCGAGCCCAAGACCCAGGACGACAAGCGCAAGCTCTCCGAGGCGCTGCTCACCATCCGGCGCGAGGACCCCTCGTTCCGCTTCACGTACGACGAGGAGACCGCCCAGACCATCATCTCGGGCATGGGCGAGCTCCACCTCGACATCATCCGCACCAAGCTCCAGCGCGACATGAAGATCGGCGTCGAGGTCGGCAAGCCCAAGGTGTCGTACCGCGAGGCCATCACCCGCAAGGTCGAGGACGTCCGCGGGCTCTTCAAGAAGCAGTCGGGCGGGCGAGGCCAGTACGGCGACTGCGTCATCACCATCGAGCCCTTCACCAAGGACCAGGCCGAGGCCGAGGAACTCGACTTCACCGACAACTTCGCCTTCGAGAACGCCGTCGTCGGCGGCGTGATCCCCAAGGAGTTCATCCCCAGCGTCGAGTACGGCATCCGCCAGACCGCCCTCACCGGCGTCAAGTTCGGCTACCAGCTCATCAACGCGAAGGCGACGCTTACCTACGGCTCGTACCACGACGTCGACTCGAGCCAGATCGCCTTCGAGCAGGCCGGACGCATCGCGCTGCAGGAGGCCGTCGATCGCGCCGGCCCCGTGCTGCTCGAGCCGATCATGAAGGTCGTCATCACCGTGCCCAACGACTACCTGGGCAACGTCACCGGCGACGTCAACTCCCGGCGCGGCATGATCATCGACACCGAGGACCGCGACCCGGTCAAGATGGTCAACGCCGAGATCCCGCTCGCCGAACTCTTCGGCTACACCACCTCGCTGCGCGGCATGTCGCAGGGACGCGCCAGCGCGTCCATGGAGTTCCTCGAGTACCGCCAGGTGCCCCGCAACGTGCAGGAGCAGTTGATGGGCGAGAAGGAAAAGGCCGCCAAGGGCAAGAAGTAA
- a CDS encoding ABC transporter ATP-binding protein: MTGAPANLPPTARATPPAPAADAPVLSIRGLTVSFGAQRGQPARRVVDDLSLDLFPGQTTALVGESGSGKSITAFSAIGLPPAGARVEGGRVLLAPREPGGPAVDVLASPPPAQRALRGRDIAMIFQEPMSALNPVLTIGEQVVEAVRRAGVPAREAWARAGDALDEVGIPDAATRLRQFPHEFSGGMRQRVLIAMALAAGPRVLLADEPTTALDAHVRARVLALIDRARAARLLGVLLITHDLILARQFAHHVGVMYRGRLVERGPAARVLASPMHPYTRSLLRCQPGERTFKQPLSTSAELLRDAAEFAPVQGRRPWWRPDDLADAAHPPPAYIEVGPGHVLAVEP, encoded by the coding sequence ATGACCGGCGCGCCCGCGAACCTCCCGCCGACCGCCCGGGCGACCCCTCCCGCGCCCGCCGCCGACGCGCCGGTGCTTTCCATCCGCGGGCTCACGGTGTCGTTCGGTGCGCAGCGCGGCCAGCCGGCGCGCCGCGTGGTGGATGACCTCAGCCTGGATCTCTTCCCCGGACAGACCACCGCGCTGGTGGGAGAATCCGGGAGCGGGAAGAGCATCACGGCGTTCAGCGCGATCGGCCTCCCGCCCGCGGGGGCTCGCGTAGAGGGCGGGCGCGTGCTGCTCGCGCCGCGCGAGCCGGGGGGCCCGGCGGTCGACGTGCTCGCCTCGCCGCCGCCGGCGCAGCGAGCGCTGCGTGGGCGCGACATCGCCATGATCTTCCAGGAGCCGATGTCGGCCCTCAACCCGGTGCTGACGATCGGCGAGCAGGTGGTGGAGGCCGTGCGTCGGGCGGGGGTGCCCGCGCGCGAGGCGTGGGCGCGGGCGGGTGATGCGCTCGACGAGGTCGGCATCCCCGACGCCGCCACGCGCCTGCGCCAGTTTCCGCACGAGTTCTCGGGTGGCATGCGCCAGCGGGTGCTCATCGCGATGGCGCTCGCGGCGGGGCCCCGCGTGCTGCTCGCCGACGAGCCCACGACCGCCCTCGACGCGCACGTCCGCGCCCGTGTGCTCGCGCTCATCGACCGCGCGCGGGCGGCGCGCTTGCTGGGCGTGCTGCTCATCACCCACGACCTGATCCTGGCGCGGCAGTTCGCGCACCACGTCGGCGTGATGTACCGCGGGCGACTCGTCGAGCGTGGCCCCGCGGCCCGCGTGCTCGCCTCGCCCATGCACCCGTACACGCGCAGCCTGCTGCGCTGCCAGCCCGGCGAACGCACCTTCAAGCAGCCCCTCAGCACCAGCGCCGAACTGCTGCGCGACGCCGCCGAGTTTGCGCCCGTGCAGGGGCGGCGTCCCTGGTGGCGTCCCGACGACCTCGCGGACGCCGCGCACCCGCCGCCCGCGTACATCGAGGTCGGCCCCGGGCACGTGCTCGCGGTCGAGCCTTGA
- a CDS encoding M20/M25/M40 family metallo-hydrolase yields MPAPEAFDRLMLNQPASVQRWIDWLRIPSISTDPKYRDDCRRAAQWCCDQLGELGFSARLVESGEIGSDGRGGGHPIVLATIEPKAGYKGPHVLFYGHYDVQPVDPLNLWESDPFQPVLRDAKAGETGGRRIVARGAVDDKGQVMTFLEACRACKQVSGHATNGAAYTVVIEGEEESGSVNLPKFVKDHAATLRECDVCLISDTGMLGRDKPAITYGVRGLAYTEVTLHAANQDLHSGLWGGRCPNPITELARVLAQLHDAKRRVTIPGFYKDVVPLTKAERANWKALKFNSVAALKKIGLGKDADIGEAGYTAMEREWGRPTAEINGIWGGYTGPGAKTVIPAHASAKVSFRLVADQDPRKITKMFFKWCKDHTPPGCRWELNDHHGGFGVTTPIDSPAMQAAQRALKLASGRKVSLIKSGGSIPVAGLLKDVLKIDTIFMGFGLDDDRVHSPNEKFELACFELGCRAHAAFVGELAAM; encoded by the coding sequence ATGCCGGCACCAGAAGCGTTCGACAGGCTCATGCTCAACCAGCCCGCGTCGGTCCAGCGCTGGATCGACTGGCTCCGCATCCCCAGCATCAGCACGGACCCGAAGTACCGCGACGACTGTCGCCGGGCGGCCCAGTGGTGCTGCGACCAGCTCGGCGAGCTCGGGTTCTCGGCGCGGCTCGTCGAGTCCGGCGAGATCGGCTCCGACGGGCGCGGCGGCGGGCACCCGATCGTGCTCGCGACCATCGAGCCCAAGGCGGGGTACAAGGGCCCGCACGTGCTGTTCTACGGGCACTACGACGTGCAGCCCGTCGACCCGCTGAACCTGTGGGAGTCGGACCCGTTCCAGCCCGTGCTGCGCGACGCCAAGGCCGGCGAGACGGGCGGGCGGCGGATCGTCGCGCGCGGCGCGGTCGACGACAAGGGCCAGGTGATGACGTTCCTCGAGGCCTGCCGCGCGTGCAAGCAGGTCTCGGGGCACGCGACCAACGGGGCGGCGTACACGGTCGTCATCGAGGGCGAGGAAGAGTCGGGCTCGGTGAATCTCCCGAAGTTCGTGAAAGACCACGCCGCCACGCTGCGCGAGTGCGACGTCTGCCTTATCTCCGACACCGGCATGCTGGGGCGCGACAAGCCCGCGATCACCTACGGCGTGCGCGGGCTGGCGTACACCGAGGTCACGCTCCACGCGGCGAACCAGGACCTGCACAGCGGGCTGTGGGGCGGACGCTGCCCGAACCCCATCACCGAGCTCGCGCGCGTGCTGGCGCAGCTCCACGACGCCAAGCGGCGCGTGACGATCCCCGGGTTCTACAAGGACGTCGTCCCGCTGACCAAGGCCGAACGCGCGAACTGGAAGGCGCTGAAGTTCAACTCGGTGGCGGCCCTCAAGAAGATCGGCCTGGGCAAGGACGCCGATATCGGCGAGGCCGGCTACACCGCGATGGAACGCGAGTGGGGGAGGCCGACGGCGGAGATCAACGGCATCTGGGGCGGGTACACCGGCCCGGGCGCGAAGACGGTCATCCCCGCGCACGCGAGCGCGAAGGTGTCGTTCCGGCTCGTCGCCGACCAGGACCCGCGGAAGATCACCAAGATGTTCTTCAAGTGGTGCAAGGACCACACGCCCCCCGGTTGTCGCTGGGAACTGAACGACCACCACGGCGGGTTCGGCGTCACGACGCCCATCGACAGCCCGGCGATGCAGGCCGCCCAGCGGGCGCTGAAGCTGGCCTCGGGGCGGAAGGTGTCGCTGATCAAGTCTGGCGGGTCGATCCCCGTGGCGGGGCTGCTGAAGGACGTGCTGAAGATCGACACGATCTTCATGGGGTTCGGGCTCGACGACGACCGCGTGCACAGCCCGAACGAGAAGTTCGAGCTGGCGTGCTTCGAGCTCGGGTGTCGTGCTCACGCGGCGTTCGTGGGCGAACTCGCCGCGATGTAG